One Saprospiraceae bacterium DNA window includes the following coding sequences:
- a CDS encoding endonuclease/exonuclease/phosphatase family protein: MKHHIYFWNLENLFDVVDSPTRPAWLQKALNKELKGWTAPVLARKIEQLSSIIIQLNPDIFCVCEVENEAVLKKLTAALAPLGRNYVVRHHDTKDQRGIDVAFFYDADRYEDDGRLFTLEIMKRTYTRDLAQINLRTKPGGHDLILIGNHWPARSGGQYESEPYRIMVAETLSYWIDRIYEIKGNNAPIVVMGDFNDEPFNRSLEDYANSTRNRDKVLNARSVPYLYNLMWPFYTKGIGTHYFNLPVLLDQFMVSRSIASSAASTPFVVDSVDIINLPGMTRGEYRIPVRHSRPSQQDYNPNGYSDHLPIRLVLNER, encoded by the coding sequence ATGAAACACCACATCTATTTCTGGAACCTCGAAAACCTCTTCGACGTGGTGGACAGCCCCACACGCCCCGCATGGCTGCAAAAAGCCCTCAACAAGGAACTCAAAGGCTGGACGGCCCCCGTGCTCGCTCGCAAAATCGAGCAATTGTCCAGCATCATCATCCAACTCAACCCCGACATCTTTTGCGTCTGCGAGGTGGAGAACGAGGCCGTTTTGAAAAAACTGACCGCTGCGCTCGCGCCCTTGGGCCGCAACTATGTGGTGCGACATCACGACACCAAAGACCAACGCGGCATTGACGTGGCCTTTTTCTACGATGCCGACCGCTATGAAGACGACGGGCGCCTGTTCACCCTCGAAATCATGAAGCGCACCTACACCCGCGATTTGGCGCAAATCAACCTGCGTACCAAACCGGGTGGCCACGACCTCATCCTCATCGGCAACCACTGGCCCGCACGGTCGGGTGGCCAATACGAAAGCGAGCCATATCGCATCATGGTGGCTGAAACGCTGAGCTATTGGATAGACAGGATTTATGAAATCAAGGGCAACAACGCCCCCATCGTGGTGATGGGCGATTTCAACGACGAGCCGTTCAATCGCTCGCTCGAAGACTACGCCAACAGCACCCGCAACCGCGACAAAGTGCTCAACGCCCGCTCGGTACCTTATCTGTACAACCTGATGTGGCCTTTTTATACCAAAGGGATAGGCACGCACTACTTCAACCTGCCCGTCCTGCTCGACCAGTTCATGGTATCGCGGAGCATTGCCTCCAGTGCTGCGTCAACGCCTTTCGTGGTGGATTCGGTGGACATCATCAATCTGCCGGGCATGACGAGGGGCGAGTATCGCATACCCGTTCGGCACAGCCGTCCGTCGCAACAGGACTACAACCCAAATGGCTACAGCGACCACTTGCCGATACGCCTGGTGCTGAACGAGCGTTGA
- a CDS encoding T9SS type A sorting domain-containing protein, whose translation MNKMLTNITRLSVLVILQMALLQGLYAQGNQNDNFIFSIKSANTDQFFRQEACGFGYSQFGASVQSELCGDIVWGFSTAGDSLGCDTIVNNYAGKFVLMRRKTCNFSIKAYYAQQAGAAAVLIANHYDNVADDGCSIVGMAAGTFADQVTIPCIFLSRDMAEAIDNELQAGNPVEGCFLLPRVTGAWAAYSYAVPASQVDTLGAMVVNFINREPNVLDNLVIKVDISGPNGYSESFEALQDPVDVAFEGLLGFGEFYVPPAVPGEYTAVFSNNVYTESRDTVSRKFVVTDYTYAVDNLNLRLDGGAMRNDLFANGGFQYQTGALYFTGDAGAVATYATFGIANIDSVYVPGGDDETNSVYVFLFDGDSDENGTINLSGGWSSIEADVVGIGTYVMKGNEKQDVLLDVPLEDFFEPGQAPVLKPNHPYYISFKYDGIPNGSGRNLAFTNTAHQSYLIINGGPTTPMFLGQFYTGGWGDRTVVQRLQLEGYTSSAKPEPKLSANKFSITPNPGNEYVYLNLDLENTNKQVVVSIFGMGGQPVRQSIVRNFQEGQMRFDVKDLPSGTYFMTIRTDEGVAVQKVAVCH comes from the coding sequence ATGAACAAAATGCTTACAAACATCACTCGCCTATCTGTTTTGGTAATTTTGCAAATGGCCTTGTTGCAAGGCCTATATGCGCAAGGCAACCAAAACGACAATTTCATTTTCAGCATCAAGTCTGCCAACACCGACCAGTTCTTTCGTCAGGAGGCCTGCGGTTTCGGTTATTCACAATTTGGAGCTAGTGTGCAGAGCGAATTGTGCGGCGATATCGTCTGGGGTTTTAGCACAGCTGGCGACTCGCTTGGCTGCGATACCATTGTCAACAACTACGCTGGAAAGTTTGTGTTGATGCGCCGCAAAACCTGCAACTTCTCCATTAAGGCATACTATGCACAACAAGCAGGTGCCGCAGCGGTTTTGATAGCCAACCACTACGACAACGTTGCTGATGACGGTTGCTCGATAGTTGGCATGGCTGCAGGTACTTTTGCCGACCAGGTCACCATTCCTTGCATCTTCCTTTCGCGCGACATGGCAGAGGCTATTGACAACGAGCTGCAAGCAGGCAACCCGGTGGAAGGCTGCTTCCTGCTGCCGCGCGTGACCGGGGCTTGGGCGGCTTATTCTTATGCCGTGCCTGCCAGCCAAGTGGATACATTGGGCGCTATGGTGGTCAATTTCATCAATCGAGAGCCTAATGTGCTAGATAACTTGGTTATTAAAGTGGATATCAGCGGACCGAACGGCTATAGTGAATCATTTGAGGCGCTGCAAGACCCTGTGGACGTAGCCTTTGAAGGTTTGTTGGGCTTTGGTGAGTTTTATGTGCCCCCTGCTGTACCGGGTGAGTACACTGCAGTGTTCTCCAACAACGTGTATACCGAAAGCCGCGACACGGTTTCTCGCAAATTCGTTGTGACGGACTACACCTATGCCGTGGACAACCTCAACTTGCGCCTTGACGGTGGCGCTATGCGCAATGATTTGTTCGCAAATGGCGGCTTCCAATATCAGACGGGTGCCTTGTATTTCACAGGTGACGCGGGCGCGGTAGCCACCTATGCTACATTCGGTATTGCCAACATTGACTCGGTGTATGTGCCAGGAGGGGATGACGAAACTAACTCTGTTTATGTGTTTCTCTTTGACGGCGACTCCGACGAAAACGGCACCATCAATCTTTCGGGTGGGTGGAGTAGCATTGAGGCCGACGTGGTGGGTATCGGAACCTACGTCATGAAGGGCAACGAGAAACAGGATGTTTTGCTGGATGTGCCGTTGGAAGATTTCTTCGAACCCGGCCAAGCACCCGTACTTAAGCCTAACCATCCTTACTATATTTCTTTCAAATACGACGGCATTCCGAATGGTAGCGGTCGAAACCTTGCGTTCACCAATACCGCTCACCAGAGCTACCTCATCATTAATGGCGGCCCCACCACACCGATGTTCTTGGGTCAGTTCTATACTGGTGGATGGGGCGACCGCACGGTGGTGCAACGTCTGCAATTGGAGGGTTACACTTCTTCGGCCAAACCTGAACCCAAACTCAGCGCCAACAAGTTCAGTATCACGCCGAACCCGGGTAACGAATATGTCTATCTCAACCTTGACTTGGAAAACACCAACAAGCAAGTCGTTGTGTCCATCTTCGGAATGGGCGGGCAGCCAGTTCGTCAGTCCATCGTGCGCAACTTCCAAGAAGGTCAGATGCGTTTCGACGTGAAAGATTTGCCTTCTGGCACCTACTTCATGACTATCCGCACAGATGAAGGTGTGGCAGTGCAAAAAGTGGCTGTTTGTCACTAA
- a CDS encoding T9SS type A sorting domain-containing protein, with amino-acid sequence MKKQLTLALGLAFALLFQFAVPNQIVAQGTDGLNLVLRVTINGQDYEYFQGTCGYETANWGGTVTAEFCGNPAWGYDITPDSLGCDSIPAGQLTGKIAMIRRGACEFGLKALNAEKAGAIAVMIVNSDAATAGDDCNAIPMGAGAVGAQVTIPAIFLSRVVGNQIDAAISAGQNVEVCFLLPNVGTPYVARAYATPVTQVIENDVMSMVFYNRGTTVIDDLVVKADITGPNGYTNTIETAAPPLDPGFNGLVFFDTWLPPSVPGKYDVVMSNNKFTESRDTLRRSFEITDYTFAVDNLNLIDARLWNNSSFVAGNFLYQTGALYFTGANGGVATYSTFGISNIDSIYTGDPEADLIQVLVYDADSDENGVINFQSGGFNDLAADLVGTGSYILKGNETFNKVVHVQLEDFFDPGQPVTLKPDHAYYISLLYDGINNGSGRCPGFNASASEDYLVYDGGGLTTPLQMDALYSGWGGGTLVNRMELEGFDPTISVKEAKPQSLDASKFSITPNPGNEYVYLNLDLENVNKKVNVTILSASGQVFRTKLLNDFQSGQIRFDVNDLPTGHYLMWIRTNEGNTIQKVAICH; translated from the coding sequence ATGAAAAAGCAACTTACACTTGCTCTAGGACTTGCATTCGCACTGCTATTCCAGTTTGCGGTGCCCAATCAAATCGTTGCACAGGGCACCGATGGCCTGAACTTGGTACTCCGAGTGACCATTAACGGCCAAGATTATGAGTACTTCCAAGGCACATGTGGCTACGAGACGGCCAACTGGGGTGGTACCGTTACTGCCGAATTTTGTGGCAATCCCGCATGGGGATACGACATTACTCCCGACTCATTGGGCTGCGACTCCATTCCCGCAGGCCAGTTGACCGGAAAAATTGCGATGATTCGCCGTGGCGCGTGCGAATTTGGCTTGAAGGCGCTCAATGCCGAAAAAGCAGGCGCCATCGCGGTGATGATTGTGAACAGCGATGCGGCAACTGCTGGCGACGACTGCAACGCCATCCCGATGGGTGCCGGAGCCGTCGGCGCCCAAGTCACCATCCCGGCTATTTTTCTCTCTCGTGTTGTCGGCAACCAAATTGACGCAGCTATTTCGGCGGGTCAAAACGTGGAAGTCTGCTTCTTGCTACCCAATGTGGGCACTCCCTACGTCGCCCGTGCTTATGCCACGCCAGTGACACAGGTTATCGAAAATGACGTGATGAGCATGGTGTTCTACAATCGCGGCACCACTGTGATTGACGACTTGGTCGTCAAAGCCGACATCACCGGGCCAAACGGCTACACAAACACGATAGAGACCGCCGCCCCGCCGCTCGACCCCGGCTTCAACGGCTTGGTTTTCTTCGACACTTGGTTGCCTCCGAGCGTGCCGGGCAAATACGATGTGGTGATGTCCAACAACAAATTCACCGAATCGCGCGACACGCTCCGGCGTTCTTTTGAAATCACCGACTACACGTTTGCGGTGGACAATTTGAACCTTATTGATGCACGTCTGTGGAACAATAGCTCTTTCGTCGCGGGCAACTTTCTTTATCAGACAGGAGCGCTATACTTCACTGGCGCGAACGGTGGGGTGGCCACTTACAGCACTTTTGGCATCTCCAACATTGACTCCATCTACACGGGCGACCCCGAGGCGGATTTGATTCAGGTGTTGGTCTATGATGCCGACTCCGATGAAAATGGTGTCATAAACTTCCAAAGTGGCGGCTTTAATGACTTGGCTGCCGACTTGGTCGGCACGGGTTCGTACATCCTTAAAGGGAATGAGACTTTTAACAAAGTGGTACACGTCCAGTTGGAAGACTTTTTCGACCCCGGACAGCCAGTGACCTTGAAGCCCGACCATGCCTACTACATCTCCCTGCTCTACGACGGCATCAACAACGGCTCTGGCCGTTGCCCGGGCTTCAACGCCAGTGCCAGCGAGGACTACTTGGTTTACGACGGTGGCGGCCTGACCACCCCGCTGCAAATGGATGCACTTTATTCTGGCTGGGGCGGCGGCACCTTGGTCAATCGCATGGAACTGGAAGGCTTCGACCCGACCATCTCCGTGAAAGAGGCCAAGCCCCAATCCCTTGATGCCTCCAAGTTTTCCATCACGCCGAACCCCGGCAACGAGTACGTCTATCTGAATCTCGATTTGGAAAACGTGAACAAGAAAGTGAACGTCACGATATTGAGCGCGTCGGGTCAGGTGTTCCGCACGAAGTTGCTCAATGACTTCCAAAGCGGCCAGATTCGCTTCGATGTGAACGACTTGCCCACTGGCCACTATCTGATGTGGATTCGCACCAACGAGGGCAACACGATTCAAAAAGTGGCGATTTGCCATTGA
- a CDS encoding T9SS type A sorting domain-containing protein — MNKHSLLSAKAAMLSFCFLFSALVANAQGDPGTDDDGFIVSIVSPPSIAKYISNGFLDCGWIGTSGFGPDVTEELCGEVVWAPDSLACSPLPAGSLNGKIALIRRGTCGFSLKIYHAQQAGAKAVIILNHYANPLDGPCEARIDASTYFGGMSGLDSASAVTIPAIFLQRLTGEEIDGALKAGEKVEVCFVFPRFTQAWAAYSYAMPASQVDTLGAMVVNFINRDNNVVDNLVIKVDIQGPNGYSESFEALQDPIDPGAELLVGFGEFYVPPAVPGEYTATFSSNLYTEGRDTLTRKFVVTDYTYALDNLNLRLDGGAALNTDFANGGFQYQTAALYFTGDAGAVATHATFGIANIDSVYVPGGDDETNAVFVFLFDGDSDEDGTINLSGGFNSIESDVVAIGTYIMKGGEQEDKLIDVALEDFFEPGQAPVLKPNHPYYLSLKYDGINNGSGRCIAFTNTANESYLVINGGSTSPIFIGQYYGGGWSDRTIVQRLQLEGYTSSAKPEPKLSADKFSITPNPGNEYVYLNLDLESTNKQVVVSLFDMGSQPVRQSVVRNIQEGQIRLDVKDLPVGTYIMTIRTDEGVAVQKVMVLH, encoded by the coding sequence ATGAATAAACACTCCCTACTCTCGGCAAAGGCTGCCATGCTCAGTTTCTGCTTCCTCTTTTCTGCCCTCGTCGCAAACGCACAGGGCGACCCCGGCACCGACGACGACGGCTTCATTGTCAGCATCGTGTCGCCCCCTAGCATCGCCAAATACATCAGCAACGGCTTCTTGGACTGTGGCTGGATTGGCACTTCGGGCTTCGGACCCGACGTGACCGAGGAACTCTGCGGAGAAGTGGTGTGGGCACCCGATTCCTTGGCTTGCTCGCCGCTCCCCGCCGGTAGTCTCAATGGCAAAATCGCGCTTATCCGCCGTGGTACTTGTGGTTTTAGCTTGAAAATTTACCATGCTCAGCAAGCGGGTGCCAAAGCTGTCATCATCCTCAACCACTACGCCAATCCTTTGGATGGGCCATGCGAGGCGCGTATTGATGCCAGCACTTACTTTGGTGGAATGTCGGGTCTCGACAGCGCGAGTGCCGTGACCATTCCTGCCATTTTCCTCCAACGCTTGACGGGCGAGGAGATTGATGGCGCCCTGAAAGCGGGTGAGAAGGTGGAAGTTTGCTTCGTATTCCCGCGTTTCACGCAAGCTTGGGCAGCCTATTCCTACGCAATGCCTGCCAGCCAAGTAGATACATTGGGCGCTATGGTGGTCAATTTCATCAACCGCGACAACAATGTGGTGGACAATTTGGTCATCAAGGTGGACATACAGGGGCCGAATGGCTACAGCGAGTCCTTCGAGGCGCTGCAAGACCCCATTGACCCAGGTGCTGAATTGTTGGTAGGATTCGGCGAGTTCTATGTGCCGCCAGCAGTGCCTGGCGAGTACACCGCCACCTTCTCTTCCAATCTGTACACCGAAGGGCGCGACACGCTCACGCGCAAATTTGTCGTCACGGACTATACCTACGCGCTCGACAACCTGAACCTCCGCTTGGACGGCGGTGCTGCCCTCAACACCGACTTTGCCAACGGTGGCTTCCAATATCAAACAGCGGCGCTCTATTTCACGGGCGATGCGGGCGCGGTGGCTACTCACGCCACTTTTGGCATCGCCAACATTGACTCCGTGTATGTGCCCGGTGGCGATGATGAAACCAACGCTGTCTTCGTTTTCCTCTTTGACGGCGACTCGGACGAAGATGGCACCATCAACCTGTCTGGTGGTTTCAACAGCATCGAGTCCGATGTGGTCGCTATCGGAACTTACATCATGAAAGGCGGCGAGCAAGAAGACAAATTGATTGACGTGGCGCTCGAAGATTTCTTTGAGCCAGGCCAAGCCCCTGTGCTGAAACCCAACCACCCCTACTACCTGTCGCTCAAATACGACGGTATCAACAACGGCTCTGGCCGCTGCATTGCGTTCACCAACACGGCGAACGAGAGTTATCTGGTCATCAATGGCGGCTCCACCTCGCCCATTTTCATCGGGCAGTATTACGGTGGCGGTTGGAGCGACCGCACCATTGTGCAACGCCTGCAGTTGGAAGGTTATACTTCCTCTGCCAAGCCTGAGCCGAAACTCAGCGCCGACAAGTTCAGTATCACGCCGAACCCCGGCAACGAGTATGTCTATCTGAACCTTGATTTGGAGAGCACCAATAAACAAGTGGTCGTGTCCTTGTTTGACATGGGCAGCCAGCCCGTGCGCCAATCGGTGGTGCGCAATATCCAAGAAGGGCAGATTCGCCTCGATGTGAAAGACCTGCCCGTAGGCACCTACATCATGACCATTCGCACGGACGAAGGTGTGGCAGTGCAAAAGGTGATGGTGCTCCACTAA
- a CDS encoding DUF1800 family protein has product MASLSPMQGALGHRHAAHLLRRTSYRFTKTKVDEMAGQTAGQAVASLLQLYPLVHDQPIYDQNEASGSASPGTWCLPPGSLPPTEDFKLRPWLASWWLHEALNDPGIGHRMTFFLHQFNSVAITAFLTSHYFDYLMLLRWGALGNFKKFVTKMVVDNAMLKYLNNTDNVKANPNTNFAREFFELFTIGKGLQIGPGDYTNYTEDDINEAARLLTGFRVKGPRNTLDPETNIPRGGTNIDQHDTDPKTFSDKFQGTVIQGGTDDAGMWAELDAFVNMTFAQPETAKNFCRRLYRFFVSRHITPEIESDIIAPLADTFIAAGFEIKPVLEQLLQSQHFFDADDSDNKDEIMGGIIKSPLELSLQSISFFGLPTPTPDSDLEAYFQFFGRGIYGRLFNEANLPLFSPPDVAGYPAYFQKPDFYRQYFNASTIVGRYKFPTMLLSGKMTIGASPDEPLGAKFDVAAWVKNSGTISDPSDPYVLVQDLLEYLLPEETDTDRFNYFYNIVFLDQLPPADWTYEWQSYLSTGDDTEVKIPLGRLINAIMYSAEYQLM; this is encoded by the coding sequence ATGGCATCTTTATCTCCCATGCAAGGCGCCTTAGGTCATCGGCATGCGGCACACCTGCTGCGCCGAACGAGTTACCGCTTCACCAAAACAAAGGTGGACGAAATGGCAGGACAGACAGCCGGCCAAGCGGTGGCTTCGCTTCTTCAACTCTACCCTTTGGTGCACGACCAACCGATTTACGACCAAAATGAAGCGTCTGGCAGCGCATCGCCCGGCACTTGGTGCTTGCCACCCGGCAGCCTGCCCCCCACCGAGGATTTCAAATTGCGCCCGTGGCTAGCCAGCTGGTGGCTCCACGAAGCCCTCAACGACCCCGGCATCGGCCACCGCATGACGTTTTTCCTGCACCAGTTCAATTCCGTCGCCATCACGGCTTTTCTCACCTCGCACTACTTCGACTATCTCATGCTGTTGCGTTGGGGAGCATTGGGCAATTTCAAAAAGTTTGTCACCAAAATGGTGGTGGACAACGCCATGTTGAAATACCTCAACAACACGGACAACGTGAAGGCCAACCCCAACACCAACTTCGCCCGCGAGTTCTTCGAACTGTTCACCATCGGCAAGGGCCTGCAAATCGGCCCGGGCGACTACACCAACTACACGGAAGACGACATCAACGAGGCTGCCCGACTGCTGACAGGCTTCCGCGTGAAAGGGCCGCGCAACACGCTCGACCCCGAAACGAACATCCCGCGCGGCGGCACCAACATTGACCAGCATGACACCGACCCGAAGACATTCAGCGACAAATTTCAAGGCACCGTCATTCAAGGCGGCACCGACGATGCCGGAATGTGGGCCGAGCTGGATGCTTTCGTCAACATGACCTTCGCGCAGCCCGAAACGGCCAAGAACTTCTGCCGCCGGCTCTATCGCTTCTTCGTGAGCCGCCACATCACACCGGAAATAGAAAGCGACATCATCGCACCGTTGGCCGACACGTTCATCGCCGCCGGATTCGAGATAAAACCCGTGCTCGAACAACTGCTGCAAAGCCAGCACTTCTTCGATGCCGACGACTCCGACAACAAGGACGAAATCATGGGAGGCATCATCAAATCGCCCCTCGAACTGTCGCTGCAATCCATCTCGTTCTTCGGCCTGCCAACACCCACGCCCGACAGCGACTTGGAAGCCTATTTCCAGTTCTTTGGCCGAGGCATTTATGGCCGCTTGTTCAACGAAGCCAACCTGCCGCTTTTCAGCCCGCCCGACGTGGCAGGCTATCCGGCATATTTTCAAAAACCAGACTTCTACCGCCAGTATTTCAACGCCAGCACCATAGTGGGGCGATACAAATTCCCCACGATGCTGCTCTCCGGCAAAATGACCATAGGCGCCTCGCCCGACGAGCCGCTGGGGGCCAAATTCGACGTGGCCGCTTGGGTGAAAAACAGCGGCACCATCAGCGACCCAAGCGACCCTTACGTGCTCGTGCAAGATTTGTTGGAATATCTCCTGCCCGAAGAAACCGACACCGACCGGTTCAACTACTTCTACAACATCGTCTTTCTCGACCAATTGCCACCCGCCGACTGGACCTACGAGTGGCAAAGCTACCTGAGCACGGGCGATGACACGGAAGTGAAAATTCCGCTAGGCAGGCTCATCAACGCCATTATGTATTCGGCGGAATATCAGCTGATGTGA
- a CDS encoding DUF1501 domain-containing protein — protein MKRRNFLKIFPAAGVSSLVVNGHAMRPFANSKIAKILNSCEDVEDRVLVLIQLKGGNDGLNMLVPVQQYPLYAALRPSIRIPESGGTKFIDLDNTLPNPDKVGLHPKMTGLKAMYDNGQVAIVQGVGYADMNGSHFKGTDLWLSGGDGTPEKNEIQSGWMGRALQAMYPDVMGAPTPEMPDPLGIQVGDPNPSLGFHTETQHQNMLNLSGQDPAGFYSLIQSIGGAPLLNIPNSEYGEEIKYIQGVENSLSLYAQRISDAFNAGTNSISSYPQVGLADQLKTIARLISGGLKTKIYLCSIGGFDTHGAQVFENQTTAGTHANLLKDFSDAIKAFFDDLEGLGVGDQVTACTFSEFGRCARENGSLGTDHGTLAPMFLFGKNIKAGVIGTNPNLGVLTQDNQLSDMQFDYRQVFATLLQDWLGANNYVLEQTMFEGYTKLPAVDDMAVVTPDCYIGGVTSVFDPLNTTRPLVVYPNPANYSTEVAFQSRAAFDARLTLHSLGGQMVSASAVRVQPGNNFFYLDVAKLPTGTYFVRLENKYSGKADVAKLSVSR, from the coding sequence ATGAAACGTAGAAATTTTCTCAAGATATTTCCTGCCGCGGGCGTATCCTCGCTCGTGGTCAATGGCCATGCCATGCGGCCATTTGCCAACAGCAAAATCGCCAAAATCCTCAATTCCTGCGAGGATGTGGAAGACCGCGTGCTGGTACTCATCCAACTCAAAGGCGGCAACGACGGGCTGAACATGCTCGTGCCCGTGCAACAATACCCGCTCTACGCCGCCCTCCGCCCCAGCATTCGCATACCCGAATCGGGCGGCACCAAATTCATTGACCTCGACAACACCCTGCCCAACCCCGACAAGGTGGGGCTACACCCCAAAATGACGGGGCTGAAAGCCATGTACGACAACGGCCAAGTAGCCATCGTGCAAGGCGTGGGCTACGCCGACATGAACGGCTCGCACTTCAAAGGCACCGACCTATGGCTCTCCGGTGGCGACGGCACCCCGGAGAAGAATGAAATCCAGTCCGGCTGGATGGGTCGCGCCCTACAGGCCATGTATCCCGACGTGATGGGAGCACCCACGCCCGAAATGCCCGACCCGCTCGGCATCCAAGTGGGCGACCCCAACCCGTCGTTGGGCTTTCACACCGAGACGCAGCACCAAAACATGCTCAACCTGAGCGGCCAAGACCCCGCAGGCTTCTACTCGCTCATCCAAAGCATCGGCGGTGCCCCACTGCTCAACATTCCCAACTCGGAATACGGCGAGGAAATCAAGTACATACAAGGCGTGGAAAATAGCCTCAGCCTCTATGCCCAGCGCATCAGCGATGCCTTCAACGCCGGCACCAACTCCATATCGTCCTACCCGCAAGTCGGATTGGCCGACCAACTAAAGACCATCGCCCGCTTGATTTCCGGTGGCTTGAAGACCAAAATCTACCTCTGCTCCATTGGCGGCTTCGACACGCACGGCGCACAGGTGTTTGAAAACCAGACCACCGCTGGCACACACGCCAACTTGTTGAAGGATTTCTCCGATGCCATCAAAGCCTTCTTCGACGACCTCGAAGGATTGGGCGTGGGAGACCAAGTGACCGCCTGCACTTTTTCCGAATTCGGTCGCTGCGCCCGCGAAAACGGCTCGCTCGGCACCGACCACGGCACCCTCGCGCCCATGTTCTTGTTTGGCAAAAACATCAAAGCCGGGGTCATTGGCACCAACCCCAATCTGGGCGTGCTCACGCAGGACAACCAACTCAGCGATATGCAGTTCGACTATCGCCAAGTCTTTGCCACCCTGCTGCAAGATTGGTTGGGCGCCAACAACTATGTGCTCGAACAAACCATGTTCGAGGGCTACACCAAGTTGCCAGCGGTGGACGACATGGCAGTCGTCACACCCGACTGCTACATCGGTGGCGTCACCTCCGTGTTCGACCCGCTCAACACCACGCGCCCCTTGGTCGTGTACCCCAACCCGGCCAATTACAGCACCGAAGTGGCCTTCCAAAGCCGCGCCGCCTTCGATGCCCGCCTCACGCTCCACAGCCTCGGCGGGCAGATGGTGTCGGCCAGCGCCGTGCGGGTGCAGCCGGGCAACAACTTCTTCTATCTGGATGTGGCCAAGCTGCCCACAGGCACTTATTTTGTTCGTTTGGAGAACAAGTACTCTGGCAAGGCCGATGTGGCGAAACTCAGCGTGAGCCGCTGA